Within Streptomyces roseirectus, the genomic segment GCAGTGGCGGATACGGCGCGGGTACGCAGATCGGCTGCGGCTGGGCGCCTTACTGGCTCGCCGCCTGACCTCTTCACGGTCCGCCGGTCACCCGGCCGGCGGACCGCTCCGACCGCACGGCATCACCGACACAAACGGAGGCTTCATCAATGAGTACCGTCACCCGTCGTGCCGCCACGGTGGCCACGGGGTTCCTCCTCTCCCTGGTCACCGCGCTGGCCACGACCACCACCGCCTCTCCCGCCACGGCCGCGGCGGCGGCCTGCCCGGGACCGGGCGCCCGCGTCAAGGCGACGTCACCGTCCGTCTTCCTCGTGGACCCGGAAGGCTTTCTGCGCCACATCCCCAACGCGACGGTCTACAACCGGCTGTACGCCGGCTGGAGCGGCATCACCACGCTCACCGACAGCGCTCTCCACAGTTGCTGGCCGTACGACTATCCGGAGCAGTACCCGCTCACCGACGCGTACTTGGTGAAGACCAGCGGCAGTTCCAAGGTCTACATCTACGACTGGGGACGGGGCGGCTACCGCTGGATCGTCAACGCGTCCACGTTCGAGGACAAGTACCACTTCTCCTGGGCGGACGTCAGGACCCAGGTGCTCGACCCGGATTCCCTCCTTCCCTCCTGGCCCTGGGACTAGCGGCCGCGAAGATCCGGCCAATGAGGACGATCAGGTGGCGGTGGGCTGTTTCAGCGGACAGGGTGGGGTGACGGAACGGGCAGTTTTGACAGGGAGTGTGTTCCGTCCCTGGTGCCTTGTTCCGGCGTCCGGACGTCTTCCACTGACCCTGGAGTAGTCATGCGACACGCTGTCTCCCGCCCGCGCACCCGGGCCCTGGCCGTCGGACTCGCGCTCGCGGCGGCCACGCTCTTACCTTCTGGTTCCGCCGGGGCTGCGGACGAGTACGAGTGGGCCGCGCTCGGCGACTCGTTCACCGCCGGTGTCTTCGTCGGCGATCCGCAGCCCCCGCTGGGGGATCCGACGCAGGACGGCTGTGCCCGGACCAGCGGCTCCTACCCCAGCGTGGTCGCACGGGGGCTCGCCGCGTCCCCGCCGGGCAAGCAGGTCCGTCTGACGAACGTCGGCTGCAGCAGCGCCGTCATCGCGAACGTCGCCAAGGTGAAGCAGACGCCGATCAGCCCGCTGGAGACCCCGCCCGGCGGCTGGCCCGCGGTGGACACGCAGATCGAGCGGGCCGGGCTCGACGCCGGGACCGATGTCGTCACCGTCGCCATCGGCGGCAACAGCCTGCCCTTCGGCGACATCTTCCCCAAGTGTCTGGAGGGCTCGGTCGAGCAGTCGTGCCGCGAGTACTTCACCAACCCGCCGGCGGGGGTGGAGAGCATCCGTGAGCGGCTGGCCCGCGTGCACCGCGAGTACGTCGAGATGCTGGCCGCGGTGCACCGGGCCGCGCCCAACGCCAAGGTGATCAACATCGGCTACCCGGCGATCATGCCGGCCGACTCCCGCGCCTGTGACATCGGGTCCCAGACGGAACTCGGCGCGACCACCCACGCCGACATCGACTGGCTCCGTGACGGCGTCCTCAAGCCGCTGAACAGGACGCTCCAGCGGGCCTCGGCGTCCTTCGGCGACCGTTACGTCGACGTCTACCCCTCCAGCGAGGCCCACGACGTCTGTCAGCCCGAGGGCACCAAGTGGATGGAGGGGATCTGCGGTGACGCCGGGGACTACTGGCCCACCACGTTCCCCGGCACCGACGTGGACTGCGCCCCCATCGGCAAGCACGCCACGATGATCCACCCCAACGCCGCGGGCCACGCCAACACGGCGATCCACGTGGAGCGCGCGGTCCGCGCCGCCCTGCGCCACGCCTGACCCACCGCCCCCGGCGCCGAAGCCCGGCGCGCCGCTGTGCTCAGCCCGGCAGCAGCGCCTCGATACGGGCGACGACGTCGGGGGCGTCCGGCTTGACGCGGGACCCGATGCGGTGGACGACCGTGCCGCCGGGCGAGACGAGGAACTTCTCGAAGTTCCACTCGACGTCCCCGGCCACCCCGCGTTCGTCGGGGGCGGCGGTGAGGATCGTGTAGAGCGGGTGCCGGCGGGCACCGTTGACGTCCACCTTCTCGAAGAGGGGGAAGGTGACGTCGTACGTGGCCGAGCAGAACTCCTGGATCTCCTCGGCGGTGCCCGGTTCCTGCTGCCCGAACTGGTTGCAGGGGAAGCCCAGGACGGTGAACCCGCGGGGTCCGTAGCGCCGGTGCAGTTGTTCGAGCGCCGCGTACTGCGGGGTTCGCCCGCACTGCGAGGCCACGTTCACCACGAGGAGGACCTGGTCCCGGTAGGGGCTCAGGTCACCGGGCTTTCCGGCGAGTGTGCGGACGGGTATGTCGTACAGGGACATGGCGGCGCGTCGCTCCCCTTGTGTCGGTGGACCGTTCAGCCGTTTCCGGTGACGTCCTGGTGGCTCTTGCGGAGGGCGGTGACGACGGCGTCGACGTCCTCGTCGGTCATGGCGGCGCCCAGGCCGATGGTGACGGAGCGGCCGAGCAGTGCCTCGCTGGTCCGCAGGCGCGGGGGACGTTCCCACTCCACGCCCCAGGGTGTCCGGCCCTCGCGTACGGCGCGGTTGGCGGTGACCGGCTGCCCCTGGTAGAGGGTGTGCGCGGGGATGCCGGCGGCGTTCAGGTCGGCGACGAGGGCGCGTGCCTGGAGGCGGGAGTCGAGGAACAGGGTGAGGTCGCCGCCCGATCCCTCCTCGTCCGGCAGTCTGCGCCAGCGGATCGGCAGGTCGGCGGTGGCGGCGCGCACCTGCCGGGCCACGTCCCGCAGGCGCCGGCACATGGGGGCCAGCCGGGGGAGCTGCGCGGACAGGACGGCCGCGGTGAGTTCGGTCATGCGCTGGTTGACGCCGACGAACGGCGGGCTGTCGCCGGTGCCCCGGGTGGCGCCCTTGGAGGTGGTGAACTGGCCGCCCTGGTCCTGGTAGCGGGCGACCCGGTCGTACACGTCGGCGTCGGCGGTGGTGACCGCGCCGCCCTCGCCGGCGGTGATGTTCTTGTCGAGCTGGAAGCTGAACGCGCCCGCGTCGCCGAGGCCGCCGACGGGCCGCCCCCGGTAGTGGACGCCGGCGGCCTGGGCCGCGTCCTCGATCACCCGCAAGCCGTGCCGCCGGGCGACCTCCAGGATGGGGTCCATGTCCGCGGCGGCGTTGCCCAGGTGCACCGGCATGACGCCCCAGGTCCGCTCGGTGACGCGCTCTTCCAGCAGCGCGGGGTCCAGGGTCAGGGTGTCGTCGATCTCGGCGAAGACGGGGATGCCGCGGGCGGCGACGACGGCGCCGACGCTGCCGACGAAGGTCACGGCGGGCACGATCACCTCGGCGCCGGCCGGTATCCCGAGGCCGATCATCGCGGCGGTGAGGGCGGCGGTGCCGGACGACACGGCGACGGTGTGCGGGACTCCGGCCGTCTCGGCGAACGCCGTCTCGAACAGGTCGGTTCGGTGGCGCAGGTCCGGCCCGTAGTAGCGGAACAGGGACCGTGACCGGATCACCTCCAGGGCGGCGGCCTCCTCTTCCTCGCCCCACAGCGCGAGGGCCCGCCAGGTCTCGTACCGCATCCCCTGCTCGCCCGTCACGCGCCGGCCTCCGTCACCGTGTCGAGGTCCGTCGCGCTGTGCGCCACCAGGAAGTCCTCCAGGAAGAGGTAGTCGAGTTTGCTCGGTCCGAAGAAGGCCAGCGCCTGTTCGGGGGTCTCCACGATCGGCTCGCCGCGGTCGTTGAAGGAGGTGTTGAGCACCACGGGTACGGAGGTGAGTTCGCCGAAGCGTTCCACCAGGTCGTAGAAGGCGCCGTTCGCCTCCGGTGTCAGGGTCTGGACCCGCGCTGTTCCGTCGACGTGGGTGATGGCGGGGACTTCCTGGCGTCTGTTGTCGCGTACGGGTGCGACGAGCAGCATGTACGGCGACTCGATGTCGAGGTCGAAGTACTCGGCGGCCCGGTGGGCGAGGACGGCGGGGGCGAACGGGCGGAACGCCTCGCGGTGCTTGACCTTGCTGTTGAGGATGTCCTTCATCTCGGCGCGGCGGGGGTCGGCGAGGATGCTGCGGTGGCCGAGGGCGCGCGGCCCGAACTCGGAGCCGCCGGTGAACCAGCCGATGAGGGCGCCCTGCGGCAGGAGTCCCGCGGCCAGCCGGGCGGGGTGTTCCACGCGCCGGTGGGGCAGGCCCGAGGCGTCGAGGGCGCGCTGGATCTCCTCGGTGGTGTAGGGGCGGCCGAGGTAGGTGTGGTGCTGTGGCCGGGGGGCGGTGCGCGGGGCCTTGGGGCCGCGTGGGCGCGGCTGTTCGCCGAGGACGTGGTGGCCGTAGTAGGCGCAGCCGACGGCGCAGCCGTTGTCGCCGGCGGCGGGCTGGGCGAAGACGTCGGTGAACGGGGTGTCGCGCAGGATCTTGCCGTTGGCGACCGAGTTGAGGACGACACCGCCGGCCAGGCACAGGCGGGTGAGGCCGGTCTCGCGGTGCAGCCAGTGGGCGGCGTGCAGGACGGCGGTCTCCAGCAGGTCCTGGGCGGCCCAGGCGAGGTCGGCGCCGCGCGCGAAGCGCTCGTCCCCCTCGTATCCGTCCAGGGCGTGTTCGACGAAGTCCAGCAGGCCGCCGTCCTTCAGGTGCAGGGTGAACCGGCCCTGGGGCAGCAGGTCGAGGTGGCGGCGGAACTCGGCCCGGTAGCGGTCGGTCCCGTAGGGGGCCAGGCCCATGGTCTTGCCGTCCTCGGTCAGGTACCAGGGGCCCTCCTCGTAGAGGGTGAAGCCGATGGCCCTGCTGACGGCCTTGTACATGAAGCCGAGGGAGTGGTCGCTGTCGCCGGCCTGGTAGACGCGGGCCTCGCGCAGGCCGTCGGTGCTCCAGTTGGTGCCGTACACCTTGGAGATCTCGGTGATCTCTGTTCCGTTGCCGACGGACAGGGTCATGGTCTCGACGCCCTGGCCCTCGAAGAGGCTGCCGGCCCCGTCGACCACGAGGACGGCGGCCTCGGGGAAGGGCGAGGGGAGGAAGGCGCTGGCGGCGTGCGCCATGTGGTGGCGGATGAGGGTCGTCCTGCTGCGGAACGGGAAGTAGCAGCTGGGCAGCAGGGTGTC encodes:
- a CDS encoding SGNH/GDSL hydrolase family protein, translating into MRHAVSRPRTRALAVGLALAAATLLPSGSAGAADEYEWAALGDSFTAGVFVGDPQPPLGDPTQDGCARTSGSYPSVVARGLAASPPGKQVRLTNVGCSSAVIANVAKVKQTPISPLETPPGGWPAVDTQIERAGLDAGTDVVTVAIGGNSLPFGDIFPKCLEGSVEQSCREYFTNPPAGVESIRERLARVHREYVEMLAAVHRAAPNAKVINIGYPAIMPADSRACDIGSQTELGATTHADIDWLRDGVLKPLNRTLQRASASFGDRYVDVYPSSEAHDVCQPEGTKWMEGICGDAGDYWPTTFPGTDVDCAPIGKHATMIHPNAAGHANTAIHVERAVRAALRHA
- a CDS encoding glutathione peroxidase, with protein sequence MSLYDIPVRTLAGKPGDLSPYRDQVLLVVNVASQCGRTPQYAALEQLHRRYGPRGFTVLGFPCNQFGQQEPGTAEEIQEFCSATYDVTFPLFEKVDVNGARRHPLYTILTAAPDERGVAGDVEWNFEKFLVSPGGTVVHRIGSRVKPDAPDVVARIEALLPG
- a CDS encoding DegT/DnrJ/EryC1/StrS family aminotransferase, whose amino-acid sequence is MTGEQGMRYETWRALALWGEEEEAAALEVIRSRSLFRYYGPDLRHRTDLFETAFAETAGVPHTVAVSSGTAALTAAMIGLGIPAGAEVIVPAVTFVGSVGAVVAARGIPVFAEIDDTLTLDPALLEERVTERTWGVMPVHLGNAAADMDPILEVARRHGLRVIEDAAQAAGVHYRGRPVGGLGDAGAFSFQLDKNITAGEGGAVTTADADVYDRVARYQDQGGQFTTSKGATRGTGDSPPFVGVNQRMTELTAAVLSAQLPRLAPMCRRLRDVARQVRAATADLPIRWRRLPDEEGSGGDLTLFLDSRLQARALVADLNAAGIPAHTLYQGQPVTANRAVREGRTPWGVEWERPPRLRTSEALLGRSVTIGLGAAMTDEDVDAVVTALRKSHQDVTGNG
- a CDS encoding carbamoyltransferase family protein, whose product is MLALGLGGSNHDFSACLVENGEIAVGIEEERLTRRKYAVNVNSLANQCWRYCLTTHGVRIADVDAIVADDTLLPSCYFPFRSRTTLIRHHMAHAASAFLPSPFPEAAVLVVDGAGSLFEGQGVETMTLSVGNGTEITEISKVYGTNWSTDGLREARVYQAGDSDHSLGFMYKAVSRAIGFTLYEEGPWYLTEDGKTMGLAPYGTDRYRAEFRRHLDLLPQGRFTLHLKDGGLLDFVEHALDGYEGDERFARGADLAWAAQDLLETAVLHAAHWLHRETGLTRLCLAGGVVLNSVANGKILRDTPFTDVFAQPAAGDNGCAVGCAYYGHHVLGEQPRPRGPKAPRTAPRPQHHTYLGRPYTTEEIQRALDASGLPHRRVEHPARLAAGLLPQGALIGWFTGGSEFGPRALGHRSILADPRRAEMKDILNSKVKHREAFRPFAPAVLAHRAAEYFDLDIESPYMLLVAPVRDNRRQEVPAITHVDGTARVQTLTPEANGAFYDLVERFGELTSVPVVLNTSFNDRGEPIVETPEQALAFFGPSKLDYLFLEDFLVAHSATDLDTVTEAGA